From Argopecten irradians isolate NY chromosome 12, Ai_NY, whole genome shotgun sequence, one genomic window encodes:
- the LOC138304962 gene encoding non-structural maintenance of chromosomes element 3 homolog produces MPKARKQHSKDSDDEFAPGPSSQAPSTQVHSSQAAKAVANMDPNDLEKRFNDLVQYLLIMDQKKLPIKKQDINKHILKENRGAFPELMKKAGNALLEVFGIELVQLEDKYKGSYILVNRVDTDTEDLENREGQDGQDFTPVEWSEEDDAKTGLLMVILSLIFMNGQFMLDSYMWHTLKKLGIDTDFNHEVFGDSKKLITQEFVRQGYIEYTRQQNSDPPVHEFRWGQRAKQEISKKNCLDFVSQLYGRDPEQWISQYQAVVDEGEAVATTSRELKILII; encoded by the exons ATGCCGAAAGCTAGAAAGCAGCACTCAAAAGATTCA gATGATGAGTTTGCTCCAGGGCCGTCCTCGCAGGCGCCATCAACACAGGTCCATAGCAGTCAAGCTGCCAAAGCTGTAGCTAACATGGACCCCAATGACTTAGAGAAACGCTTCAATGATCTTGTACAGTATCTACTCATCATGGACCAGAAGAAACTTCCCATTAAAAAACAAG atataaataaacatatattgaaaGAGAACCGAGGAGCGTTTCCAGAGTTGATGAAGAAAGCTGGAAATGCACTTTTAGAG GTTTTTGGTATTGAGCTTGTGCAACTAGAGGATAAATATAAGGGTAGCTACATCCTGGTAAACAGAGTGGATACTGATACAGAGGATCTAGAAAACAGGGAGGGACAAGATGGCCAGGACTTTACTCCTGTGGAATG GTCAGAGGAAGACGATGCTAAGACTGGGCTATTGATGGTCATTCTTAGTCTTATATTCATGAATGGGCAATTCATGCTAGATT CATATATGTGGCACACCTTGAAAAAACTTGGAATCGATACCGA CTTTAACCATGAAGTGTTTGGGGATTCCAAGAAGTTAATCACACAGGAGTTTGTGAGACAGGGCTACATCGAGTATACCCGTCAACAGAATTCAGACCCTCCAGTACACGAGTTCAGATGGGGACAAAGGGCCAAGCAGGAGATATCCAAAAAGAACTGTTTGGACTTCGTTAGTCAG cTGTATGGCAGAGATCCTGAGCAGTGGATATCACAGTATCAGGCCGTAGTGGACGAAGGAGAGGCTGTAGCCACCACATCACGAGAATTGAAAATCCTTATAATTTAA
- the LOC138304933 gene encoding mitochondrial potassium channel-like — protein MTIIFMRKLLLANKRNIIVVSRHCHSITGVKKVDDVLVKVTGGRISGWLEVIGQVSGQTEVGQSQNAVLVAEQQFEKKQDERQKQTRILKDLQNQLKQATEERESQNRIRGTPEYMKIVEKENNLYGQVDELQTLINVLEEEERKCFIKMSSSIRSSQAIERFQSRRSQQFGYVLSVVGVCLGGIISFIINERRMNKVHKIVSTSNDVADDYKSEMAKLREQYQLQQDKMMELMERQHNIKGTSKSNSETSKSHKQTLSMEKCTQEVLQIVQSQKGLLDKMDKEICDLKKLYESEIVRDSHGGVVHVSPEMKELIDNNQKHLEWKIKVTTVVGLVLTVPIIYIFNKGFGGS, from the exons ATGACCATCATATTTATGAGAAAGTTGCTTTTAGCAAACAAACGAAATATTATCGTCGTTTCGAGACACTGTCATTCAATAACAGGCGTCAAGAAAGTGGACGATGTGCTAGTAAAAGTTACCGGTGGACGCATTTCTGGATGGCTCGAGGTTATCGGTCAAGTATCCGGACAGACCGAAGTTGGACAGTCGCAAAACGCTGTACTTGTG GCAGAGCAGCAGTTTGAGAAGAAGCAAGATGAAAGACAAAAACAAACTCGAATTCTCAAGGATTTGCAAAATCAACTTAAGCAAGCAACAGAAGAGAGGGAATCACAAAATAGGATAAGAGGAACACCTGAATACATGAAAATAGtggaaaaagaaaataacttaTATGGTCAAGTAGATGAACTTCAAACTCTTATAAATGTTTTGGAAGAGGAggaaagaaaatgttttataaagatGTCCTCGTCAATTAGATCAAGTCAGGCAATTGAACGATTTCAGTCACGGAGATCTCAGCAGTTTGGATATGTCTTGTCTGTTGTTGGCGTTTGTTTAGGAGGAATAATATCTTTTATCATCAATGAACGCCGGATGAACAAAGTACATAAGATAGTGTCAACATCAAACGATGTAGCAGACGATTATAAAAGTGAAATGGCTAAACTGCGTGAACAGTATCAGCTCCAACAGGACAAAATGATGGAGCTCATGGAAAGACAACACAATATAAAAGGCACATCCAAGTCTAACAGCGAGACATCAAAATCGCACAAGCAAACTTTATCCATGGAGAAATGCACACAAGAAGTTTTACAGATTGTACAAAGTCAGAAAGGGCTGCTCGACAAGATGGACAAAGAAATATGTGATCTAAAGAAACTGTATGAATCGGAGATAGTCAGAGACAGTCATGGGGGAGTTGTGCATGTGAGTCCGGAGATGAAAGAACTTATAGACAATAATCAGAAACATTTAGAGTGGAAAATCAAAGTGACAACAGTAGTAGGTCTAGTATTGACTGTGCCAATCATTTATATCTTTAACAAAGGCTTTGGAGGAAGTTGA
- the LOC138336801 gene encoding metallophosphoesterase MPPED2-like, which produces MASKECADTDQDFPVTVDKYTKFPTKAWERLQVKRKYQYIPPQERLDPMTPVTPGSVRVVCISDTHSKVEIKDPDSIPPGDVLLHAGDFTMKGQPSSVSVFNQFLGQLSHKHKIVIAGNHEISFDDVIMSKKSLDPMFGSMQTYRDEMNKFGVKCTKELLTNCIYLEDSMVCLFGINIYGSPWQPVYSSGRWGFNICRGELLLEKWKSIPKNTDILITHGPPVGYGDVAKGGNHVGCVELLNVVQKVVKPKYHVFGHIHEGYGMSTDGDTVFINAATCTTQYRPTNPAIVFDIPLPDGHTKDEAPILHPKVSVDTASGRERDMSAVTSRLKLD; this is translated from the exons aTGGCGTCAAAGGAATGTGCAGATACAGACCAAGACTTCCCGGTCACAGTGGACAAATATACTAAATTTCCAACCAAGGCCTGGGAACGCTTACAAGTAAAacgtaaatatcaatatataccgCCTCAGGAACGACTGGATCCAATGACCCCAGTGACCCCTGGCTCTGTGAGAGTTGTGTGTATATCAGACACTCATTCTAAAGTAGAAATCAAGGATCCTGACTCTATCCCACCGGGAGATGTCCTACTTCACGCGGGCGACTTCACGATGAAGGGCCAACCAAGCTCTGTCAGCGTGTTCAATCAGTTTTTAG GCCAGTTGTCGCATAAACACAAAATAGTGATTGCTGGGAATCACGAGATCtcatttgatgacgtcatcatgaGTAAAAAGTCATTGGATCCTATGTTTGGTTCCATGCAAACATACAGAGACGAGATGAATAAGTTTGGTGTTAAATGTACAAAAGAATTACTGACGAACTGTATCTACCTTGAAGACTCTATGGTCTGTTTATTTGGGATAAATATATACGGGTCTCCATG GCAGCCAGTCTATTCGTCAGGACGATGGGGTTTTAATATCTGTAGAGGAGAGCTTCTCCTAGAGAAATGGAAGAGCATACCAAAAAATACAGACATACTTATAACACACGGCCCTCCTGTTG GGTACGGAGATGTAGCCAAGGGAGGAAACCATGTTGGATGTGTTGAGCTCCTGAACGTTGTACAGAAAGTTGTAAAACCAAAATACCACGTGTTTGGACATATCCACGAAG gGTACGGAATGTCTACAGATGGTGATACAGTTTTCATCAATGCAGCTACCTGTACAACCCAGTACAGACCTACTAATCCCGCTATTGTCTTTGACATCCCGTTACCGGACGGCCACACAAAGGACGAGGCCCCTATACTACACCCAAAGGTCTCAGTGGACACCGCCTCGGGTAGAGAGAGAGATATGTCTGCTGTCACATCAAGACTTAAACTTGATTAA